Proteins from a genomic interval of Geotrypetes seraphini chromosome 7, aGeoSer1.1, whole genome shotgun sequence:
- the BID gene encoding BH3-interacting domain death agonist isoform X4: MGSPVKTELVLLSFLQHGMSVEHDYCNELNSLKSELKTKDSYFRDFSRADGELQTDGNQFVRILPESADFADDSAEDIYRVIANQLAEIGNQLDFMINQEVIDRLVQQILDDKLTDKVVWTRDWHSRL, translated from the exons ATGGGTTCCCCTGTTAAAACAGAGCTGGTGCTGCTCTCCTTTCTGCAGCATGGGATGTCTGTTGAGCATGACTATTGCAATGAGTTGAATTCTCTGAAAAGTGAACTGAAGACTAAGGACTCTTACTTCCGTGACTTCTCCCGTGCAGATGGGGAGCTACAAACAGATGGGAATCAATTTGTCAGAATTTTACCTGAGTCAGCAGATTTTG CTGATGATTCTGCTGAGGATATATACCGGGTTATAGCAAATCAGCTGGCTGAAATTGGAAATCAGCTAGACTTCATGATCAACCAGGAAGTAATAGACAGATTAGTCCAGCAGATTTTGGATGACAAGCTGACTGACAAG